From the genome of Nocardia sp. NBC_01503, one region includes:
- a CDS encoding LGFP repeat-containing protein, protein MTRWKNSVFAAGAAFGLFAAAGLGLLASPVAAQPADAGAAIDAHYNEKGGANSPLGQKVGEVYAFGPNGAAQDFQGGKMIYSPDTGAKVMYGAILDKYLALGGADAGLGYPTNDESDAPVAGTARYSEFSAPEGATIEWSPQGGAWLVRGPIRTAWSHLHATDGMLGTPISDTTVANGVYTQRFAGQNGAPVDISWSAADGFVTAPPEIAAQLSGLDVSVPGAAPGGAVVTPAPESGVAVSDSDSSSAAKWWALPIGLAIAAVAGGLAALLTKGMRGAHRAAAGSSGARTTYGTAAAAGTTATAQMRRAGSHLASAAELARGIPRTGGV, encoded by the coding sequence ATGACACGTTGGAAGAACTCGGTTTTCGCCGCCGGTGCGGCATTCGGTTTGTTCGCCGCCGCGGGCCTGGGTCTGCTGGCGAGTCCGGTCGCGGCGCAGCCCGCCGACGCCGGGGCCGCGATCGACGCGCACTACAACGAGAAGGGCGGCGCGAACTCGCCGCTGGGCCAGAAGGTCGGCGAGGTGTATGCCTTCGGCCCGAACGGTGCCGCACAGGACTTCCAGGGCGGCAAGATGATCTATTCCCCCGATACCGGCGCCAAGGTGATGTACGGCGCCATCCTCGACAAGTATCTGGCGCTGGGCGGGGCCGACGCCGGGCTGGGTTATCCGACCAACGACGAATCCGATGCCCCGGTCGCGGGAACCGCGCGCTACAGCGAGTTCTCCGCACCCGAGGGCGCGACCATCGAGTGGAGCCCGCAGGGCGGAGCCTGGCTGGTACGCGGACCGATCCGCACCGCCTGGTCGCATCTGCACGCCACCGACGGCATGCTGGGCACGCCGATCTCGGACACCACCGTCGCGAACGGCGTCTACACCCAGCGCTTCGCGGGGCAGAACGGCGCACCTGTCGATATCAGCTGGAGTGCCGCGGACGGTTTCGTCACCGCGCCACCTGAGATCGCCGCCCAATTGAGCGGTCTGGATGTCTCCGTTCCAGGTGCCGCCCCGGGCGGTGCGGTGGTCACCCCGGCCCCCGAATCCGGTGTGGCGGTGAGCGATTCGGATTCCAGCTCGGCCGCCAAATGGTGGGCCCTGCCCATCGGTCTGGCGATCGCGGCGGTCGCGGGCGGATTGGCGGCACTGCTGACCAAGGGCATGCGTGGCGCCCACCGCGCGGCTGCCGGATCGTCCGGCGCCCGCACGACATACGGCACCGCGGCGGCGGCCGGAACCACGGCCACCGCCCAGATGCGCCGTGCCGGTTCACATCTCGCGAGCGCAGCCGAACTCGCCCGCGGCATTCCCCGCACCGGCGGAGTGTGA
- a CDS encoding PRC-barrel domain-containing protein, protein MTNPTLEQLIGATVYDSAGEAIGRVENFYLDNESGAPTWVAMAGEIGRAPTLIPLDGAGYGTEDMSLRVPYAKEQIRTAPHLENDGGIDSRSEQQLMAHYTSGQRRTAGPSTMNPAGRQRIQAGAEEPMTYGAAETRPTRHEKNDRT, encoded by the coding sequence ATGACGAACCCCACGCTGGAACAACTGATCGGCGCCACCGTCTACGACAGTGCGGGTGAGGCGATCGGGCGGGTCGAGAATTTCTACCTCGACAATGAGTCCGGAGCCCCGACCTGGGTGGCGATGGCGGGCGAGATCGGACGCGCCCCGACCTTGATTCCGCTCGACGGCGCCGGTTACGGCACCGAGGATATGAGTCTGCGGGTGCCGTATGCCAAAGAGCAGATCCGCACCGCACCGCACCTGGAGAACGACGGGGGCATCGACTCTCGATCCGAACAGCAGTTGATGGCCCACTACACCAGCGGCCAGCGCCGCACCGCCGGGCCGAGCACGATGAATCCGGCTGGGCGCCAGCGGATTCAGGCCGGGGCCGAGGAGCCGATGACCTACGGCGCCGCGGAAACCCGCCCGACTCGCCACGAAAAGAACGACAGGACATAG
- a CDS encoding BTAD domain-containing putative transcriptional regulator — protein MQCAVLGRLVVAGGRVVPTDRLIDDLWSGDPPTKAVAALQVYIHNLRRVFEPERPRRAQSRVIVSESHGYALNLEPEQVDSWHFEQLLHGHESAMRDPAQRPDAMEQVRVLDAALACWHGNAFESFAGMSWAMQETARLAALRLTAAELRAQAALELNRPAEVVLALRPIFAEHPGREECARLLALAQYRLGQSLDALATVRHSREFLTLEFGVDPGPGLRDLETAILTHSVEAETPAPPIVMRRVDPEQAPDSLPDSGYSEQRTALTTAAEAAAAGQVRLVWLSGEAGAGKTTLAATLVTQLAGQSWTTVFGRCPEVEGAPPAWAWAEVLTGLDAADPETYTVSDAFTLARRVVRSCRERSGNGPVAIVLEDVHGADAATLQVLRQVVNWLRDRPILIVATLRGTEAGPGVRDTAAALALFTADRIELDGLDLAGTRRAAAAAGLTILDDRTVELLRRRTGGNPLFVRELAKLVAGQGSTDALPDSVRDLLGRRIAQLPAEVIELLRHMSVWGEHSDVNTLAASATHTPDAVIDLIATAEAARLLRTERSGRIAFDHALVRETVYYDIPVLRRARMHWAAFELLCDRLPSDAGTTRSVTAIDALAHSAGVSVADTAALPKTTGSTPAQTDSPSTVTAMDALAHSAGMPAPGGPPDDVDTLHWTAARASATAQVAAHAEATGTTAETMAETSETAAPPGVDIDALAHHAALGANAETAVRALEFVRAAARRCVQRGMRADAVRRWRSVLTLHELAGHTAPKAAREDRVAVLEARCELVTALAYDGQHLAARAAREQAIELAEALGGSAFLARAATCWPTPLIWSVHDWHTPDRRIREPLRIALEDPNLPVTTRIRIHVTAVFDQALEDLEATDRSARTASELAAPIPDPDLLCTVLNAQAFAAFARGGFLRADDLKRHAGRMLRIATEAELTEFRALAHYLLFRAALADADLVAAADHARRAGEYATDGQLRHLLDAIAPFDMVLELLRGNTDGVELMLAIEPAAADQIVANTEAGVLEPAREPNALHIGIAISLAWSREDMSGFLDDLRERAAVKPELFIDGYALALLHSGQEELARQVLAEAAPLAPQFWSTFSSVRTRLAIALGDRPWARVLYDQLLPYSGTIAGLETGATVLGPMDHRLAELADFLGYPESAAAHRDAADQLLRRLEVDLALLAERGGPNHVPRRTHRVREVSLSQICGSPGQAD, from the coding sequence ATGCAATGCGCAGTACTGGGACGTCTGGTGGTCGCGGGCGGGCGGGTGGTACCCACCGACCGGCTCATCGACGATCTCTGGAGCGGGGATCCGCCCACCAAAGCCGTTGCCGCGCTCCAGGTCTACATTCACAATCTGCGCCGGGTCTTCGAACCGGAGCGGCCGCGCCGCGCGCAGTCGCGCGTCATCGTCTCCGAATCACACGGGTACGCGCTGAATCTCGAACCCGAACAGGTCGACTCCTGGCACTTCGAACAGCTGCTGCACGGCCATGAATCGGCCATGCGTGATCCGGCGCAGCGACCCGATGCGATGGAACAGGTGCGGGTACTCGATGCCGCGCTCGCCTGCTGGCACGGTAACGCCTTCGAATCCTTCGCCGGAATGTCCTGGGCCATGCAGGAAACCGCCCGGCTCGCGGCCTTGCGCCTCACCGCCGCGGAACTACGGGCACAGGCGGCACTGGAGCTGAACCGGCCCGCCGAGGTGGTGCTGGCGCTGCGGCCCATCTTCGCCGAACACCCCGGCCGGGAGGAGTGCGCGCGACTGCTCGCCCTGGCCCAGTATCGGCTCGGACAGTCCCTGGACGCCCTGGCCACCGTGCGGCACAGCCGCGAATTCCTCACCCTCGAGTTCGGCGTCGATCCCGGGCCCGGCCTGCGCGACCTGGAGACGGCCATCCTCACGCACTCCGTAGAGGCCGAAACCCCGGCCCCGCCGATCGTGATGCGCCGAGTCGATCCGGAACAGGCCCCGGATTCCTTGCCGGACAGCGGTTACAGCGAACAGCGCACCGCCCTGACCACCGCCGCCGAGGCCGCCGCGGCCGGCCAGGTACGCCTGGTCTGGCTCTCCGGTGAGGCCGGTGCGGGCAAGACCACCCTCGCCGCCACCCTCGTCACCCAGTTGGCCGGCCAATCCTGGACCACCGTCTTCGGCCGCTGCCCCGAGGTGGAGGGCGCACCGCCCGCCTGGGCCTGGGCCGAGGTACTGACCGGACTCGATGCCGCCGACCCCGAAACCTATACCGTCTCCGACGCTTTCACGCTCGCGCGGCGCGTGGTCCGCTCCTGCCGGGAACGCTCGGGCAATGGACCCGTCGCCATCGTGCTCGAGGATGTGCACGGCGCGGACGCCGCCACCCTGCAGGTACTGCGGCAGGTGGTGAACTGGCTGCGCGACCGGCCCATCCTGATCGTCGCCACACTGCGCGGCACCGAGGCCGGACCCGGCGTCCGCGATACCGCCGCCGCGCTGGCGCTCTTCACCGCCGACCGGATCGAACTCGACGGCCTCGATCTGGCCGGTACCCGGCGCGCCGCGGCCGCCGCCGGACTCACCATCCTCGACGACCGCACCGTGGAGCTGCTGCGTCGCCGCACCGGCGGCAATCCGCTCTTCGTCCGCGAACTGGCCAAACTCGTTGCCGGACAGGGCAGTACCGACGCACTCCCGGACAGCGTGCGCGATCTGCTCGGCCGCCGCATCGCCCAGTTGCCCGCCGAGGTGATCGAACTGCTCCGACATATGTCGGTGTGGGGTGAGCACAGCGACGTCAATACCCTCGCCGCCTCGGCCACCCACACCCCCGACGCCGTCATCGATCTGATCGCCACCGCCGAGGCGGCGCGACTACTGCGCACCGAGCGCAGCGGCCGAATCGCCTTCGATCACGCACTGGTGCGGGAAACCGTCTACTACGACATCCCGGTGCTGCGCCGGGCCCGAATGCACTGGGCCGCCTTCGAACTCCTCTGTGATCGGCTCCCGAGTGATGCGGGCACGACGCGATCCGTCACCGCCATCGACGCGCTCGCGCACTCCGCCGGGGTATCGGTGGCCGACACCGCCGCACTGCCCAAGACCACGGGAAGCACTCCCGCACAAACCGATTCGCCGTCAACGGTCACCGCCATGGACGCACTCGCGCACTCCGCCGGAATGCCCGCCCCCGGCGGTCCGCCCGACGATGTCGATACGCTGCACTGGACCGCGGCTCGTGCCAGCGCCACGGCCCAGGTGGCCGCCCACGCCGAAGCCACGGGCACGACGGCCGAGACCATGGCCGAGACGTCCGAGACCGCGGCCCCGCCCGGCGTCGATATCGACGCACTGGCCCATCACGCCGCACTCGGCGCGAATGCCGAAACAGCCGTTCGCGCACTCGAATTCGTGCGCGCCGCCGCCCGCCGCTGCGTACAGCGCGGAATGCGGGCCGATGCGGTGCGACGGTGGCGATCGGTGCTCACCCTGCACGAGTTGGCCGGGCATACCGCCCCGAAGGCGGCGCGTGAGGACCGCGTCGCCGTACTGGAGGCCCGCTGCGAATTGGTCACCGCCCTGGCCTACGACGGCCAGCATCTCGCGGCCCGCGCGGCTCGTGAACAGGCCATCGAATTGGCCGAAGCTCTGGGCGGATCGGCATTTCTCGCCCGCGCGGCCACCTGTTGGCCGACCCCACTGATTTGGTCCGTGCATGACTGGCACACCCCCGACCGGCGGATCCGGGAGCCGCTGCGCATTGCCCTGGAAGACCCGAATCTGCCCGTCACCACCAGGATTCGGATACACGTGACCGCGGTCTTCGATCAGGCACTGGAGGATCTCGAGGCCACCGACCGATCCGCGCGTACCGCGAGCGAGCTGGCCGCCCCCATTCCCGATCCGGACCTGCTCTGTACGGTGTTGAACGCACAGGCCTTCGCCGCCTTCGCGCGCGGCGGTTTCCTGCGCGCCGACGATCTGAAACGCCATGCGGGACGGATGCTTCGGATCGCCACCGAGGCCGAACTCACCGAATTCCGCGCGCTCGCACACTATCTGCTGTTCAGGGCCGCACTCGCCGACGCCGATCTGGTCGCCGCCGCCGACCACGCCCGCCGCGCGGGGGAGTACGCCACCGACGGTCAGCTGCGCCATCTGCTCGATGCCATCGCACCCTTCGATATGGTGCTCGAGCTGCTGCGCGGCAATACCGACGGCGTGGAGTTGATGCTCGCCATCGAACCCGCCGCCGCCGATCAGATCGTCGCGAATACCGAAGCGGGAGTACTCGAACCGGCCCGCGAACCCAATGCCCTGCATATCGGAATCGCCATCTCGCTCGCCTGGTCGCGCGAGGACATGTCCGGCTTCCTGGATGACCTGCGCGAGCGCGCCGCCGTCAAACCCGAGCTGTTCATCGACGGCTACGCACTGGCCCTACTGCATTCCGGACAGGAGGAGCTGGCCCGGCAGGTACTGGCCGAGGCGGCTCCGCTGGCACCGCAATTCTGGTCCACCTTCAGTTCGGTGCGCACCCGGCTCGCCATCGCCCTGGGCGATCGACCGTGGGCGCGCGTGCTGTACGACCAACTGCTGCCGTACTCCGGGACCATCGCGGGCCTGGAGACCGGCGCGACCGTGCTCGGCCCGATGGATCATCGCCTCGCCGAACTAGCGGATTTCCTGGGCTATCCGGAGAGCGCCGCGGCACACCGCGATGCGGCCGATCAGCTATTGCGGCGGCTGGAGGTCGACCTGGCCCTGCTCGCCGAACGCGGCGGCCCCAACCATGTGCCGCGGCGCACTCACCGCGTCCGCGAAGTCTCGCTGAGTCAGATCTGCGGCAGTCCCGGCCAGGCCGACTGA
- a CDS encoding GNAT family N-acetyltransferase → MPVPLTLTGRLVRLEPLAPQHASGISEAAAGNRDEYAYTPVPHGVDEALEYVAQALAGHAAGTSLAFAIIAVASGRVLGSTRFTRFDYWQGPMVWPLVHGLPPGDPLMAVPDAAEIGNTWLSPHARGTGINLESKMLLLQHAFETWRVRRISMRADVRNRRSRLAIERLGATSDGVRRAHSRGLDGEVRSTAFYSILDEEWPTVRATIEGQFSARPARNRLIDA, encoded by the coding sequence GTGCCTGTACCCCTTACTCTGACCGGCCGTCTGGTCCGGCTGGAACCCCTTGCGCCGCAGCATGCTTCGGGTATATCGGAGGCAGCGGCGGGGAATCGTGACGAATATGCGTACACGCCCGTCCCGCACGGGGTGGACGAGGCGCTGGAATATGTGGCGCAGGCGCTGGCCGGGCATGCCGCCGGGACATCGCTGGCGTTCGCCATTATCGCGGTCGCCAGTGGGCGGGTGCTGGGGTCGACCCGGTTCACCAGATTCGACTACTGGCAGGGGCCGATGGTCTGGCCGCTGGTGCACGGGCTGCCGCCCGGAGATCCCCTGATGGCGGTGCCCGATGCCGCCGAGATCGGGAACACCTGGCTGTCACCGCACGCGCGTGGGACGGGCATCAACCTGGAATCGAAGATGCTGCTGTTGCAGCACGCCTTCGAGACCTGGCGGGTACGTCGCATCAGCATGCGTGCCGATGTGCGAAACCGGCGCTCCCGCTTGGCAATCGAGCGGCTCGGCGCGACCAGCGACGGCGTGCGCCGCGCGCATTCGCGTGGACTCGACGGTGAGGTGCGCAGCACCGCCTTCTACTCGATTCTGGACGAGGAGTGGCCGACCGTCCGCGCCACCATCGAGGGTCAGTTCAGTGCGCGGCCCGCGCGGAACCGGCTGATCGACGCCTAG
- a CDS encoding MmyB family transcriptional regulator: MFDPSRPPPADLAVLHSLTYPACLHDGAFDVVAVNSAFSKLFEGTGPGANLLTAIMLEPMSRYRLSNWEAEAQIMVSAFRDCSPNLVSPERREEIRTLCRRAPEWDRLWQNTAAPEDRGERTMLMRAPETRAEHRMYVQTFEFHSPRRPWWLLTVVPFDSSPEAEQAHASAAGSSNQPSSGSANP, encoded by the coding sequence GTGTTCGACCCCTCCCGGCCCCCGCCCGCCGATCTCGCGGTGCTGCACAGCCTTACGTATCCGGCGTGCCTGCACGACGGCGCCTTCGACGTAGTGGCCGTGAACAGCGCCTTCAGCAAACTCTTCGAGGGCACCGGTCCCGGCGCGAATCTCCTGACCGCCATCATGCTGGAGCCCATGTCCCGCTATCGGCTGAGCAATTGGGAGGCCGAGGCACAGATCATGGTGTCGGCCTTCCGGGACTGCTCACCGAATCTCGTCTCGCCGGAACGGCGTGAGGAGATCCGCACGCTGTGCCGGCGCGCCCCCGAATGGGATCGGCTGTGGCAGAACACCGCCGCACCCGAGGACAGGGGCGAGCGCACCATGCTCATGCGCGCACCGGAGACCCGGGCCGAGCATCGTATGTATGTGCAGACCTTCGAATTCCACTCACCACGGCGGCCCTGGTGGCTGCTCACCGTGGTGCCCTTCGACTCCTCACCCGAGGCCGAACAGGCTCATGCTTCGGCCGCGGGCTCCTCGAACCAGCCGTCCTCGGGTTCCGCGAACCCGTGA
- a CDS encoding peptidase — MRFNISLLAVALMAAGVAGPGSGFAAADPTADSGQTRYSLVNGCYRIDTPAGALVPAAGPYRMHATGLGEYLLYGRNREVLDASAGSIHPAKNPSVTAVWKVEGSGAGGFTLTNSATKTSTPATFVQETGCAEFPEAQSNANGTPGPSVGADGSIVGTIDAHAHVTAYEFMGGNFHCGRPWHPYGVTYALPDCSQYRTGTNGLVASFLDYGEPFHSSDTRGWPTFRDWPKPSVLTAEGTYWTSIERSWKAGLRVLTVDLVDNESLCAMMSDRRNPCNDMTSVRTQAADLRALQDYIDAQAGGPGQGFFRIVTDPAAARAVAASGKLAVVLGMELSDPMGCGVFLGQPKCGRADVDRWLTELRNIGVSSFFPVHKFDNAFGGTKMDHDTTGLLVNAGNFMQTGTFWNVQSCNGPEHDSTQPSVPIAGNINQFLSNLTGPLLGGAPLPLYAAGPHCNVRGLTDLGEYLINKMIDHGFLIEVDHLSEATADEVMTIIEKRHYPGVLSSHGWDSTKTTQRVYAAGGFATPYASEPVTFVKNWREARTMPRPGGDFGYGFGSDMNGLAGQGAPLGPNTIQYPFTSHDGKVTFDRERWGDRTFDINTDGTATYGTYADWLEAVRVLGGPDIMTDVFHGAEVYLRLWEQVR; from the coding sequence TTGCGTTTCAACATCTCCCTACTGGCCGTGGCCCTCATGGCCGCAGGAGTCGCCGGACCCGGCTCGGGATTCGCCGCCGCCGATCCGACCGCCGACTCGGGGCAAACCCGCTATTCGCTGGTCAACGGCTGCTACCGGATCGACACCCCCGCCGGGGCGCTGGTCCCGGCGGCGGGACCGTATCGGATGCATGCGACGGGGCTCGGCGAATATCTGCTCTACGGTCGAAACCGTGAGGTGCTGGACGCCTCGGCGGGGTCGATTCACCCCGCGAAGAACCCGTCCGTCACCGCCGTCTGGAAGGTGGAGGGTTCGGGTGCGGGTGGATTCACTCTCACCAACAGTGCGACGAAGACCAGCACGCCCGCCACGTTCGTCCAGGAAACCGGCTGTGCCGAATTCCCCGAAGCGCAGTCGAACGCGAACGGAACCCCGGGCCCCAGCGTCGGCGCGGACGGCTCGATCGTGGGCACCATCGACGCGCACGCGCACGTCACGGCCTACGAGTTCATGGGCGGCAACTTCCACTGCGGCCGCCCGTGGCATCCCTACGGCGTGACCTACGCGCTGCCCGATTGCTCGCAATACCGCACCGGCACAAATGGTTTGGTCGCCAGCTTCCTCGACTACGGCGAACCGTTCCACAGCTCCGACACCCGGGGCTGGCCCACCTTCCGGGACTGGCCGAAACCGTCGGTGCTCACCGCCGAAGGCACCTACTGGACCAGTATCGAACGGTCCTGGAAGGCCGGGCTCCGGGTGCTGACGGTCGATCTGGTGGACAACGAATCGTTGTGCGCCATGATGTCCGATCGCCGAAACCCTTGCAACGATATGACTTCCGTGCGCACCCAGGCCGCAGACCTGCGCGCGCTACAGGACTACATCGATGCCCAGGCCGGGGGCCCCGGACAGGGCTTCTTCCGGATCGTCACCGACCCGGCCGCGGCGCGCGCCGTCGCCGCGTCCGGAAAGCTCGCGGTGGTCCTGGGCATGGAGCTGTCGGATCCGATGGGGTGCGGGGTATTCCTCGGCCAGCCCAAATGCGGCCGAGCCGACGTCGACCGCTGGCTGACCGAACTCCGGAATATCGGGGTCAGCAGCTTCTTCCCCGTCCATAAATTCGACAATGCCTTCGGCGGCACGAAGATGGACCATGACACCACCGGCCTGCTGGTGAACGCGGGCAACTTCATGCAGACCGGCACCTTCTGGAATGTCCAGTCCTGCAACGGTCCCGAGCACGACAGCACCCAGCCCTCGGTACCCATCGCGGGCAATATCAACCAGTTCCTCAGCAACCTCACCGGGCCCCTGCTGGGTGGCGCACCGCTGCCCCTGTACGCGGCGGGACCGCACTGCAATGTCCGCGGTCTGACCGACCTCGGCGAGTACCTGATCAACAAGATGATCGACCATGGCTTCCTCATCGAAGTCGATCACCTCAGCGAAGCCACCGCCGACGAAGTCATGACCATCATCGAGAAGCGGCACTATCCCGGCGTGCTGTCCTCGCACGGCTGGGATTCGACCAAGACCACCCAACGCGTCTATGCCGCAGGTGGTTTCGCTACCCCCTATGCGAGCGAACCCGTGACCTTCGTCAAGAACTGGCGCGAGGCCCGCACCATGCCCCGCCCCGGCGGCGACTTCGGCTACGGCTTCGGCTCGGATATGAACGGCCTTGCCGGACAAGGCGCCCCACTCGGACCCAACACCATCCAGTACCCCTTCACCTCCCATGACGGGAAGGTGACCTTCGACCGAGAGCGCTGGGGCGACCGCACTTTCGACATCAACACCGACGGCACCGCCACCTACGGCACCTACGCCGACTGGCTCGAAGCCGTCCGAGTCCTCGGCGGCCCGGACATCATGACCGACGTCTTCCACGGTGCTGAGGTCTACCTGCGCCTGTGGGAACAGGTGCGCTAG
- a CDS encoding CHAP domain-containing protein, whose translation MTVRLERPARKRRGPRWLALVAALTVLAVGAVVGVRWWQQHSGYPAVAGDRLRSFPAVDRTGLDATQLSVLDVTAREFARQPGGTTYSEGVREPWCADFVSWVMRESGRPLDNPNSGSWRIPGVSTLEAYYRQQNRFEEPGYRPHIGDVVMYAGGSAFSQHTNIVIDTAADSITTIGGNEFGKISIHRIAPAEVSGIVGYGRL comes from the coding sequence ATGACCGTGCGATTGGAGCGTCCGGCCCGAAAACGGCGCGGGCCGCGCTGGCTCGCGCTGGTGGCCGCGCTGACCGTGCTCGCCGTCGGCGCGGTGGTGGGAGTGCGCTGGTGGCAACAGCATTCGGGCTATCCCGCGGTGGCGGGGGATCGGCTGCGTAGTTTTCCGGCCGTCGACCGCACCGGCTTGGACGCCACACAGCTGAGCGTGCTCGATGTCACCGCGCGGGAATTCGCCCGCCAGCCCGGCGGCACCACCTACTCCGAAGGCGTCCGGGAACCGTGGTGCGCCGACTTCGTCAGCTGGGTGATGCGGGAATCCGGTCGCCCACTGGACAATCCGAATTCCGGCTCTTGGCGTATTCCGGGTGTCTCCACCCTCGAGGCCTACTACCGGCAGCAGAACCGCTTCGAGGAGCCGGGTTATCGCCCGCATATCGGCGATGTGGTCATGTACGCCGGGGGCAGTGCATTCAGTCAGCACACCAATATCGTCATCGACACCGCCGCGGACTCCATCACCACCATCGGCGGTAATGAATTCGGCAAGATCAGCATCCATCGCATCGCGCCCGCGGAGGTCTCCGGCATAGTCGGATACGGCCGATTGTGA
- a CDS encoding BlaI/MecI/CopY family transcriptional regulator — protein MKGLGALESQVMAVLWDSAEALSVHDLVERLSSDERVPAYTTVLTVVTHLFEKEWVRREKVGRSYRYLPSRSRAEATTDLLREILDDSPDAPAVLLHLARTASVREVEALRRGISGDERRE, from the coding sequence ATGAAGGGGCTGGGCGCGCTCGAGAGCCAGGTGATGGCGGTGTTGTGGGACAGTGCGGAGGCGCTGTCGGTGCATGACCTGGTGGAGCGGCTCAGCAGTGACGAGCGGGTTCCGGCGTACACCACGGTGTTGACGGTGGTGACGCATCTGTTCGAGAAGGAGTGGGTGCGGCGGGAGAAGGTGGGGCGGTCCTATCGGTATCTGCCCAGCCGGAGTCGGGCCGAGGCGACCACGGATTTGCTGCGGGAGATTCTCGATGACAGTCCCGATGCGCCCGCCGTGCTGTTGCATTTGGCGCGGACCGCCAGTGTGCGTGAGGTCGAGGCGTTGCGGCGGGGGATTTCCGGCGACGAGCGTCGCGAATGA
- a CDS encoding M56 family metallopeptidase, with translation MIVIAALVAAGIALGVVVPAVLTRVDFGAAPGVGMMAWLGAIAAVFGCGALVLIALAWPGDPPGEEFAGGVVRSLAAIEPVVVTWTARLIMPVVAIGMIVPTGQLAWIALGHRGRGVARRRRHNELVEILGRADPAGAKVVRLDHPIPLAYSVAGRGGYVVVTDGLARCLTDAQWHAVLAHERAHLRGFHHHILGVCQVLARAFWWIPLFAAAPAALTTLVELAADRTAAASTDPQDLCAALNTVAAHATTPVTPLGFVDEALAMRLECLSSAPESRSAARRMAAVMAFATMLLAPIASVVAVGLSAGLVLLLV, from the coding sequence ATGATCGTTATCGCCGCGCTGGTGGCGGCCGGAATCGCACTGGGGGTGGTGGTGCCCGCGGTGCTCACCCGGGTGGATTTCGGGGCCGCGCCGGGGGTGGGGATGATGGCGTGGCTGGGGGCGATCGCCGCTGTCTTCGGATGCGGGGCGCTGGTGTTGATCGCATTGGCGTGGCCGGGGGATCCGCCGGGGGAGGAGTTCGCGGGTGGGGTGGTGCGGAGTTTGGCCGCGATCGAGCCGGTCGTCGTGACCTGGACGGCGCGGCTGATCATGCCGGTGGTGGCGATCGGCATGATCGTGCCGACCGGGCAGTTGGCGTGGATTGCCCTCGGGCACAGGGGACGTGGGGTGGCGCGGCGGCGTCGGCATAACGAGCTGGTCGAGATATTGGGGCGGGCCGATCCGGCGGGGGCGAAGGTGGTGCGGCTCGACCATCCGATTCCCTTGGCGTACAGCGTGGCTGGGCGCGGCGGGTATGTGGTGGTGACCGACGGGCTGGCGCGCTGCCTGACCGATGCGCAGTGGCATGCGGTGCTCGCGCACGAACGCGCGCATCTGCGCGGGTTCCACCATCACATTCTCGGCGTGTGTCAGGTTCTGGCCCGGGCCTTTTGGTGGATTCCGTTGTTCGCGGCGGCCCCGGCCGCGCTGACCACGCTGGTGGAGTTGGCCGCCGATCGCACGGCCGCCGCCTCGACCGATCCACAGGATCTGTGCGCCGCGCTGAATACCGTTGCCGCCCACGCGACCACGCCCGTGACGCCGCTGGGATTCGTCGATGAAGCGCTGGCGATGCGGCTCGAATGTCTGTCGTCCGCGCCGGAGTCCCGTTCGGCGGCACGGCGTATGGCGGCGGTCATGGCCTTCGCGACCATGCTGCTGGCGCCGATCGCGTCGGTGGTCGCGGTGGGGCTGAGTGCCGGACTGGTCTTGCTCCTGGTCTGA